CGTCCGTGAGATGGTGCGCGACTTCGCCGAGAGCGAGATTCGCCCGATCGCGGCGCAGATCGACGAGAGTCACGAGTTCCCGGCCGAGAACGTGAAGAAGATGGCCGAGCTCGGCCTGCTCGGCATGTTCGTGCCCGAGCAGTGGGGCGGCGCGGGCATGACCTATCTCTCCTACGTGGTCGCGATCGAGGAGCTGTCGCGCGTCTGCGCCAGCCACGGCGTGATCGCCTCGGTCAATAATTCGTTGGTTTGCTTCCCGTTGATGGCCTATGCCAATGACGAACAAAAGAAGAACTGGCTGACCCCGCTCGCCAAGGGCGACCTGCTCGGCGCCTACTGCCTGACCGAGCCGCAGGCCGGCAGCAACGCCGCCAACCAGCGCACCACCGCGGTGAAGGACGGCGATTCCTGGGTCCTGAACGGGACCAAGCTCTTCATCACCAACGCCGGCCCGGCCGACGTGCTGATCACGTATGCGGCTACGGATCGCTCGCTGGGCCCCCGGGGTATCTCGGCCTTCATCGTTGACGCGAAGATCCCGGGCGTGAAGAAGGGCAAGAGGGAGCACAAACTCGGGATTCACGCCTCCGACACGCGCGAGATTCTGTTCGAGAACGCGCGCGTCCCGGCCGAATGCCTGTTCGGCGAGTTGAACAAGGGCTACACCGTGGCGCTCGCCACGCTCGGCGGCGGGCGCATCGGCATCGCGGCGCAGGCGCTGGGGATCGCGCAGGCCTCGGTCGAGGCCTCGGTGCGCTACGCGAACGAGCGCGAGCAGTTCGACCG
This Candidatus Sulfotelmatobacter sp. DNA region includes the following protein-coding sequences:
- a CDS encoding acyl-CoA dehydrogenase, producing the protein MSSSTLTEAGLSFEITEEARTVREMVRDFAESEIRPIAAQIDESHEFPAENVKKMAELGLLGMFVPEQWGGAGMTYLSYVVAIEELSRVCASHGVIASVNNSLVCFPLMAYANDEQKKNWLTPLAKGDLLGAYCLTEPQAGSNAANQRTTAVKDGDSWVLNGTKLFITNAGPADVLITYAATDRSLGPRGISAFIVDAKIPGVKKGKREHKLGIHASDTREILFENARVPAECLFGELNKGYTVALATLGGGRIGIAAQALGIAQASVEASVRYANEREQFDRKIGEFDAIRHMLADSAVELETARLLVYQAAWLRDQGRPHVKEASLAKWHASEAATRCANWAIQVHGGYGYLTEFHVERYWRDARICEIYEGTTEVQKMVVAAQLLKEWPLPGS